From Sphingobium sp. RAC03, a single genomic window includes:
- a CDS encoding sialate O-acetylesterase: MTMFRTVAGALTLYAGNPKVAHFPILLADRTPQNLSGRSFAFAVRRAVVSTPLLVIPMLLSGDALYTTVPITAAAASLIYADGVEYRLVYEVIETTGGASTTRWIGDINVQPSASLPGDADAAPAWVDLPYAELVADGFIVAFSERGGQGPTASRQLKDQGLIPADDVLLMDARYMEAAKPFADAAELAAEDAAAKAEAADAARVQSEAARDGALLGSATIRQFLTREQGLADTELDEIFMVIGDGYAIAFYQNPNIDTPLAAVTSEAAFAALASLIKEGSAGFSADDPDGFSLFAVDGAGNATIAGDARINRLDILRDLTGHLTILDADGFTGFDTDPAFVRLFSRIEGRLFDKLAERILTEGGGRGLSVSDPDGFDAFSVSEDGVIAGRALRLAKVDITNAYPQGLLVLDPDGFTGFDSAAIPAPIDADGDVDAGFADRDAANLALSAAVARQFNTTQQPILRSAVNIFIVYGQSLGRGQECWPVLSKTPRNDAGVYMLGLSTRPWTQTGTSFDPLYGSDPLNARLHPMVAVVNVNNTLPSDATIAAYAPGTNVPGEGPEVGAINFLRAAYLDHHGVEADPDTPWAVISCGVGGQSIEALSKPASNVEDSYYNRVLDGIAKVMAQPEFAGMDVRVPAILWLQGEEDYENGAASENPSIADYKAALRQLRTDLNADITALTGQAKAPAFVTYQTSGFNTEDFGNLFVGEAQLEAATQDTGLHMAAATYPLTDKTVHLDPNGSRWLGMQFGKVLARLLLRKEGWMPLHPRRATVSGTEVLIDFHVPEPPLQWGQPYVALAATDYANKGFVVRDAIGDIILSAVELVGQAMVRLTLTRPTSGAVRVEGGTKRGSGGNLCLKDSDRTIATENYEYAPGTGQYAGANIPALVGQPYPLENWCVNFSIQAETLA, translated from the coding sequence ATGACCATGTTCCGCACCGTCGCCGGGGCGCTGACCCTCTATGCCGGTAACCCAAAGGTCGCGCATTTTCCCATTTTGCTGGCCGACCGCACGCCGCAGAACCTGTCGGGTCGCAGCTTCGCCTTTGCGGTGCGGCGCGCGGTGGTATCGACCCCGCTGCTGGTGATCCCGATGCTCCTTTCGGGCGACGCGCTATATACGACCGTGCCGATCACGGCCGCCGCCGCATCGCTGATCTATGCCGATGGGGTCGAATATCGGCTGGTCTATGAAGTGATCGAGACGACGGGTGGCGCATCGACCACGCGCTGGATCGGCGACATCAATGTGCAGCCGAGCGCCAGCCTGCCTGGTGATGCCGACGCCGCGCCGGCATGGGTCGACCTGCCCTATGCGGAATTGGTTGCGGATGGGTTCATCGTTGCGTTCAGCGAGCGCGGCGGACAGGGTCCTACCGCCTCCCGTCAGTTGAAAGACCAGGGCCTGATCCCTGCAGACGACGTGTTGCTTATGGATGCCCGCTACATGGAGGCTGCCAAGCCCTTTGCCGACGCGGCGGAGCTCGCGGCCGAAGACGCCGCCGCCAAGGCAGAGGCAGCCGACGCCGCACGAGTTCAGTCCGAGGCGGCGCGCGACGGGGCGTTGCTGGGTAGCGCGACTATCCGGCAGTTTTTGACACGCGAGCAAGGTCTCGCCGACACCGAGTTGGATGAGATTTTCATGGTGATCGGCGACGGCTATGCCATCGCCTTTTACCAGAACCCGAATATCGACACCCCGCTGGCGGCGGTCACCTCGGAAGCAGCGTTCGCGGCGCTGGCCAGTTTGATCAAGGAGGGGAGTGCCGGGTTTTCCGCCGACGATCCCGACGGCTTTTCGCTGTTCGCCGTGGACGGCGCTGGCAATGCGACGATCGCGGGCGATGCGCGGATCAACCGGCTGGACATCCTTCGCGACCTGACCGGACACCTGACCATATTGGACGCGGATGGCTTTACCGGCTTCGATACGGACCCGGCGTTCGTGCGCCTGTTTTCGCGGATCGAAGGGCGGCTGTTTGACAAGCTGGCCGAGCGCATCCTGACCGAAGGCGGCGGGCGCGGCCTGTCCGTCAGCGATCCAGATGGGTTCGATGCCTTTTCGGTTTCGGAAGATGGTGTCATTGCGGGGCGCGCCCTACGGTTGGCCAAGGTCGATATAACCAATGCCTATCCCCAGGGGCTGCTGGTGCTTGATCCTGACGGCTTCACCGGGTTCGACAGCGCGGCTATCCCCGCGCCAATCGATGCGGATGGCGATGTTGACGCGGGTTTTGCCGATCGCGATGCGGCCAACCTGGCGCTGTCGGCGGCGGTAGCGCGACAGTTCAACACGACGCAGCAGCCGATCCTGCGTAGCGCGGTCAATATCTTCATCGTCTATGGCCAATCGCTTGGTCGTGGCCAGGAATGCTGGCCGGTGCTGTCCAAGACGCCGCGCAACGACGCAGGTGTCTATATGCTGGGCCTCTCTACCCGGCCCTGGACGCAGACTGGCACGTCGTTCGATCCGCTCTATGGCAGCGACCCGTTGAATGCGCGGCTGCATCCGATGGTGGCGGTGGTCAACGTCAACAATACGCTGCCCAGCGACGCGACGATCGCGGCCTATGCGCCTGGCACCAACGTCCCCGGCGAAGGGCCGGAGGTCGGCGCGATCAATTTCCTGCGCGCGGCCTATCTTGATCATCATGGGGTCGAGGCCGATCCCGATACGCCGTGGGCCGTGATCAGCTGTGGCGTCGGCGGACAGTCGATCGAGGCGCTGTCGAAGCCCGCCAGTAATGTGGAGGACAGCTATTATAATCGCGTTCTCGACGGCATCGCCAAGGTGATGGCGCAGCCCGAATTTGCAGGGATGGATGTCCGTGTGCCTGCAATATTGTGGCTGCAAGGCGAGGAAGATTATGAGAATGGCGCGGCGAGTGAGAACCCGTCGATCGCCGATTACAAGGCGGCACTGCGCCAGCTCCGCACCGACCTGAATGCGGACATAACGGCGCTGACCGGACAGGCGAAAGCACCGGCATTCGTCACCTACCAGACCAGCGGATTCAACACAGAGGATTTCGGCAATCTGTTCGTGGGCGAGGCGCAGCTGGAGGCGGCGACGCAGGACACGGGCCTGCACATGGCGGCGGCCACCTATCCGCTCACCGACAAGACGGTGCATCTCGACCCCAACGGGTCGCGCTGGTTGGGGATGCAGTTCGGCAAGGTGCTGGCGCGCCTGCTGTTGCGCAAGGAGGGGTGGATGCCGCTCCATCCCCGGCGCGCGACCGTATCGGGCACGGAAGTGCTGATCGATTTTCATGTCCCAGAGCCGCCGTTGCAGTGGGGGCAGCCCTATGTGGCGCTGGCGGCGACCGATTATGCGAACAAGGGTTTTGTGGTGCGCGATGCGATCGGCGACATCATCCTGTCGGCGGTCGAGCTGGTCGGGCAGGCGATGGTGCGGCTGACGCTGACGCGGCCCACATCCGGCGCTGTCCGGGTCGAGGGCGGGACCAAGCGCGGGTCAGGCGGCAATCTGTGCCTGAAGGACAGCGACCGCACCATCGCCACCGAAAATTACGAATATGCGCCGGGCACCGGCCAATATGCCGGGGCGAACATCCCGGCGCTGGTCGGCCAGCCTTACCCCCTCGAAAACTGGTGCGTGAATTTCTCGATCCAAGCGGAGACCCTAGCATGA
- a CDS encoding DUF6950 family protein, translated as MLSNVARVEATRRTLAKYQARAFDWRTRATCIHMARAHLRNMGHRPPSVPDFRSALGARTAMKKTGFSDVAAMLDSFLPRIAPASMWVGDLAVLPGDELFGSICISDTAGKLIGWHQDDPSGVRPQLVLSLDQVVGAWRV; from the coding sequence ATGTTGTCTAATGTCGCCCGTGTGGAGGCCACGCGCAGGACGCTGGCCAAATACCAGGCGCGCGCCTTCGACTGGCGTACGCGGGCTACCTGCATCCACATGGCGCGCGCGCATCTGCGCAATATGGGGCACAGGCCGCCATCGGTGCCGGATTTTCGATCCGCGCTGGGCGCGCGCACAGCCATGAAGAAGACGGGATTTTCCGATGTCGCTGCCATGCTCGACAGCTTCCTTCCGCGCATCGCACCGGCGTCGATGTGGGTCGGCGACCTGGCCGTGCTTCCCGGCGATGAATTGTTCGGTTCGATCTGCATCAGCGACACGGCGGGTAAATTGATCGGCTGGCATCAGGATGACCCTAGCGGCGTTCGCCCGCAACTCGTCCTGTCGCTCGATCAGGTTGTAGGTGCCTGGCGTGTCTAA
- a CDS encoding peptidoglycan DD-metalloendopeptidase family protein — protein sequence MAQAKVGIRLGTEGKNEVKRDFQEVGAAGDAAANRATRAFERASQDIESAQRRQVAAAAKIAAIAPQTATQARINMAVGTGAIVDEGSARASAAAFRELIAEQEAMERKALSIRAALDPLWAAQQRVNGQMAEAARLHREGHLSADLYAQAQDRLQAELNETAASIARNAQAQRDANQNKVNALLGVGTSSAIDNGAGYGALAAAMEQMEQKARALRAAIDPVWAAQQRFNTEMAEARTLISAGAITLDDYVGKLRMEQAALDQVTQTHGKVTASTGMMKAGTQQLSYQVNDMATMWAMGAAPMQIFVSQAGQVTQAIGMMTTGAKGWVGFLGGPWGMAIISGVAVGATLISTLLDTSKAEKEATKAAEDRKRAVDNLIASLERETRTTAQSMKQKYADAWASRQAAIETEQRNQKLLEQARAQLEAQKQIARQGGQRGDVAAQGIASEIARIRQIESDLRASQTEVSRLTTAMRQAQGLMTGSAVDARRDPAQVAQRDYDRKYAAAMSNLERTGDQKAFAAAITSAADARDAELKKIQEMEAALKTSTKALTDFLMPVNGTVTSGFGKRGAPTDGASTNHKGIDIGAKTGTDVRAPAVGVVEVVGYSDSLGKFVVINHGGGTKTRYGHLSDNSMVAKGESVGQGDVIGKVGSTGRSTGPHLHYEVVVNGKQVDPRKGLFPTDGSGVEIAAVGRGAKEADRAAEEEARKAQQLLIERNRWANDYDVGKTALAALEKEGDALIENQRIMEQMRADTSAGTMLLNLEWKLRGQNRDEAAAILEIERFRLDIVRQYPTLTADQVSELVLAKQEQEQINALLEEYSRNWAEVTDFGRGFVDTVLSPNTWSSWGNAGKTILNELQNEMMKLAVINPLKNMLFGDGLPTLTSVIGAFGGGGGSTGASVASLGKFIGPRALGDAYTPAGVALVGENGPEMVHMPRGARVMTASDTRRAMNDNGGSEFTVRVIKGDLFDVEVTRISAGQVLSAAPMIAGAASGGAQQAMVKRNGRRLA from the coding sequence ATGGCACAAGCTAAGGTCGGCATCCGTCTCGGGACGGAAGGCAAGAATGAGGTCAAGCGCGACTTTCAGGAGGTTGGCGCTGCGGGCGATGCCGCCGCGAACCGTGCCACGCGCGCTTTCGAGCGTGCCTCGCAGGACATAGAGTCCGCGCAGCGTCGCCAGGTCGCCGCCGCCGCCAAGATCGCGGCGATCGCACCGCAGACGGCAACGCAGGCGCGGATCAACATGGCCGTCGGCACCGGCGCGATCGTCGATGAAGGATCGGCGCGTGCATCGGCGGCGGCGTTCCGGGAGCTGATCGCCGAACAGGAGGCGATGGAACGCAAGGCGCTGTCGATCCGCGCCGCGCTCGATCCGCTCTGGGCCGCGCAGCAGCGCGTCAACGGCCAGATGGCCGAGGCGGCCCGGCTGCATCGCGAGGGTCATTTGTCGGCGGATCTTTATGCGCAGGCGCAGGATCGCTTGCAGGCCGAACTGAATGAGACCGCCGCATCGATCGCGCGCAATGCGCAGGCGCAGCGGGACGCCAATCAGAACAAGGTCAATGCCCTGCTGGGCGTCGGCACGTCGTCGGCCATCGATAATGGGGCGGGCTATGGCGCGCTGGCGGCGGCGATGGAGCAGATGGAGCAGAAGGCGCGCGCCCTGCGGGCAGCGATCGATCCGGTGTGGGCGGCGCAGCAGCGGTTCAACACCGAAATGGCGGAGGCGCGGACGCTGATCAGCGCTGGGGCCATCACGCTGGACGATTATGTTGGCAAGTTGCGGATGGAGCAGGCGGCGCTGGATCAGGTGACGCAGACGCACGGCAAGGTCACGGCGTCGACCGGCATGATGAAGGCGGGCACGCAGCAGCTATCCTATCAGGTCAACGACATGGCCACCATGTGGGCCATGGGTGCCGCGCCGATGCAGATTTTCGTGTCGCAGGCGGGCCAGGTGACCCAGGCCATCGGCATGATGACGACCGGGGCTAAAGGCTGGGTCGGATTTCTCGGTGGGCCATGGGGCATGGCGATCATATCCGGCGTCGCGGTGGGAGCGACGCTCATCAGCACGCTGCTTGATACCAGCAAGGCCGAAAAGGAAGCGACCAAGGCGGCCGAGGATCGGAAGCGCGCGGTGGACAATCTCATCGCCTCGCTGGAACGCGAGACCCGCACCACGGCGCAGTCGATGAAGCAGAAATATGCCGATGCGTGGGCGTCGCGGCAGGCGGCGATCGAAACGGAGCAACGCAATCAGAAGCTGCTTGAACAGGCGCGTGCCCAGTTGGAGGCGCAAAAGCAGATTGCGCGCCAGGGCGGTCAGCGCGGCGATGTCGCGGCGCAGGGGATAGCCAGCGAGATTGCCAGAATTCGCCAAATAGAGTCAGATTTGCGCGCATCGCAAACAGAAGTGTCCCGGCTAACGACTGCGATGCGTCAGGCACAAGGTCTGATGACGGGCTCCGCTGTCGATGCGCGGCGCGATCCGGCGCAGGTGGCCCAGCGTGATTATGACCGCAAATATGCGGCGGCGATGAGCAACCTCGAGCGTACCGGCGATCAGAAAGCCTTTGCAGCGGCAATAACGTCCGCTGCCGATGCTCGCGATGCCGAGCTGAAGAAAATTCAGGAGATGGAGGCGGCGCTCAAGACCAGCACCAAGGCGCTGACCGATTTCCTCATGCCAGTCAACGGTACCGTCACGTCCGGCTTTGGGAAGCGTGGCGCGCCGACGGATGGTGCCAGCACCAATCACAAGGGGATCGATATCGGGGCGAAAACGGGCACCGATGTCCGCGCACCAGCGGTCGGTGTGGTCGAGGTCGTCGGCTATAGCGACAGCCTGGGCAAATTCGTGGTCATCAACCATGGCGGCGGCACCAAGACGCGCTATGGCCACCTGTCCGACAACAGCATGGTCGCCAAGGGAGAGTCCGTCGGACAGGGCGATGTGATCGGCAAGGTCGGCAGCACGGGGCGCAGCACCGGGCCGCACCTCCATTATGAGGTCGTCGTCAACGGCAAGCAGGTCGATCCGCGCAAAGGGTTGTTTCCGACCGATGGTTCCGGGGTCGAGATAGCGGCGGTCGGGCGCGGGGCAAAGGAAGCGGATCGCGCTGCCGAAGAAGAGGCGCGCAAGGCGCAGCAGCTGCTGATCGAGCGCAACCGCTGGGCCAACGACTATGATGTCGGGAAGACGGCGCTGGCGGCGCTGGAAAAGGAAGGCGACGCGCTGATCGAGAATCAGCGCATCATGGAACAGATGCGGGCCGACACATCCGCCGGCACGATGCTGCTCAACCTGGAATGGAAGCTGCGCGGCCAGAATCGCGATGAGGCGGCCGCAATTTTGGAGATCGAGCGGTTCCGCCTGGATATCGTGCGGCAATATCCGACGCTGACGGCCGATCAGGTCAGCGAACTGGTACTCGCCAAGCAGGAGCAGGAGCAGATCAACGCCCTGCTGGAAGAGTATAGTCGCAATTGGGCCGAAGTGACCGATTTCGGGCGGGGGTTCGTGGATACGGTGCTGTCGCCGAACACATGGTCGAGCTGGGGCAATGCGGGCAAGACGATCCTGAACGAATTGCAGAATGAGATGATGAAGCTGGCGGTGATCAACCCGCTCAAGAACATGTTGTTCGGCGATGGGTTGCCGACGCTGACGTCGGTTATCGGCGCTTTTGGCGGTGGTGGGGGATCGACGGGCGCTTCGGTTGCGAGCCTGGGCAAGTTTATCGGGCCACGCGCGCTGGGCGACGCCTATACGCCTGCAGGGGTCGCGCTGGTGGGCGAAAACGGGCCGGAAATGGTGCATATGCCGCGCGGCGCGCGGGTGATGACCGCGAGCGATACGCGTCGCGCCATGAACGACAATGGCGGTTCAGAATTCACTGTGCGGGTGATCAAGGGTGACCTGTTCGATGTCGAGGTGACGCGGATCAGCGCAGGACAGGTCCTGTCCGCTGCCCCGATGATCGCGGGGGCGGCAAGCGGTGGTGCGCAGCAGGCGATGGTCAAGCGTAACGGTCGGCGGCTGGCATGA
- a CDS encoding DUF7697 family protein: MRAGFGRPFALDFGAVLAVGQAQRVDMALLADLLAPVERILLDQMTEEKDDGTS; encoded by the coding sequence TTGCGTGCCGGTTTCGGCCGACCTTTTGCGCTCGATTTTGGCGCTGTGCTGGCGGTGGGGCAGGCCCAGCGCGTGGACATGGCGCTGCTCGCCGACCTGCTGGCCCCAGTCGAGCGGATATTACTGGACCAGATGACGGAGGAGAAAGACGATGGCACAAGCTAA
- a CDS encoding phage tail tube protein, which translates to MGYGMGINTVMYAIPEVTYGVTPATGFNKLSYISHTLGEESPLIEDDQLGLGREGHDPTYDVKTNDGDIVVPLDMEAIGFWLRGLLGAPVNGGTAGAYSHVFESGKSVLPSHSIEIGHPDVPAFSVHYGAVVNQMRIGMARSGLLNATVSLIAKGETATVNASVAGGLVLVSGDRFAQASGVIKRDGVALGNVVSADITISNGLDKIETISPDGRISGVIPGIVQAQINIRTRFNSLDLLAAATDGTPVELDEIGWSKGPHSLKFSMPRVFLPKVKRPVDGPRGVMQDFNCQASGRVAPKVTATLTNNTEFY; encoded by the coding sequence ATGGGTTATGGGATGGGCATCAACACGGTCATGTATGCCATACCGGAAGTGACCTATGGGGTCACCCCGGCTACCGGCTTCAACAAGCTGTCGTACATCTCGCACACGCTGGGCGAGGAAAGCCCGCTGATCGAGGATGATCAACTCGGCCTGGGTCGCGAGGGTCATGATCCGACCTATGACGTGAAGACGAACGACGGTGATATCGTCGTGCCACTCGACATGGAGGCGATCGGCTTCTGGCTGCGCGGGCTGCTGGGTGCGCCGGTCAACGGTGGCACCGCTGGCGCATACAGTCATGTGTTCGAAAGCGGCAAGTCGGTGCTGCCCAGCCACTCGATCGAGATCGGTCACCCGGATGTCCCGGCCTTTTCGGTTCATTATGGTGCCGTCGTCAACCAGATGCGGATCGGCATGGCGCGTAGCGGTCTACTCAATGCGACAGTCTCGCTGATCGCCAAGGGCGAAACCGCCACGGTCAATGCATCGGTAGCTGGTGGCCTGGTGCTGGTGTCGGGCGATCGCTTTGCGCAGGCGAGCGGCGTGATCAAGCGCGATGGCGTGGCGCTGGGCAATGTCGTGTCTGCCGACATCACCATTTCCAACGGCCTGGACAAGATCGAAACGATCAGCCCGGATGGTCGCATCTCCGGCGTCATCCCCGGCATCGTACAGGCGCAGATCAATATCCGCACGCGGTTCAATAGTCTGGACCTGCTGGCAGCGGCCACCGATGGGACGCCCGTCGAGCTGGACGAAATCGGGTGGAGCAAGGGGCCGCACAGCCTGAAATTCAGCATGCCGCGCGTGTTCCTGCCCAAGGTCAAGCGCCCCGTCGATGGCCCGCGTGGCGTGATGCAGGACTTCAACTGCCAGGCCAGCGGCCGGGTAGCGCCGAAGGTCACGGCGACGCTGACCAACAACACCGAATTTTATTGA
- a CDS encoding DUF6441 family protein, whose protein sequence is MKMVSELISAPLARQFEAIEQEIAQDVTTIMSQEVDVLKQELRSQITGAGMGAKLARTWRSNVYPQGGRSLNPAGYIWSAAPEIVDAFIRGATIRPVNGAKWLWIPSKNVPRRRRAGAYSSSMGRRSRGTAMTPEEVELHFNAELDLAFEGGKGFAFIDVVSGVSRGFRPATAGRVNGRRGMAPRKAKPVLMFTLVRSVKMPRLLDLEGPARKAAARVASRLNARWG, encoded by the coding sequence ATGAAGATGGTGTCGGAGCTGATATCCGCGCCGCTGGCGCGCCAGTTCGAGGCGATCGAGCAAGAGATCGCGCAGGACGTCACGACCATCATGTCGCAGGAAGTGGACGTGCTGAAGCAGGAGCTTCGCAGCCAGATCACGGGCGCGGGGATGGGCGCGAAACTGGCCCGGACGTGGCGGTCGAACGTCTATCCGCAGGGTGGCCGGTCGCTCAATCCGGCGGGCTATATCTGGTCGGCCGCGCCTGAGATTGTCGATGCGTTCATCCGGGGGGCGACGATCCGCCCAGTCAATGGTGCGAAGTGGCTGTGGATACCGTCGAAGAACGTCCCGCGCCGTCGTCGCGCTGGCGCCTATTCCTCCTCCATGGGTCGCCGATCCCGCGGCACGGCGATGACGCCGGAAGAGGTGGAGCTGCATTTCAATGCGGAGCTGGACCTGGCGTTCGAGGGCGGCAAGGGCTTCGCCTTCATCGACGTGGTATCGGGCGTGTCGCGCGGCTTTCGCCCGGCCACGGCTGGCCGCGTCAACGGCCGTCGCGGGATGGCCCCGCGCAAGGCCAAGCCGGTGCTGATGTTCACGCTGGTCCGATCGGTCAAGATGCCGCGGTTGCTCGACCTGGAAGGCCCAGCCCGCAAGGCGGCGGCGCGGGTCGCAAGCCGTCTCAACGCCAGGTGGGGCTGA
- a CDS encoding head-tail joining protein, giving the protein MTNPFASALDAIFHAPGSEAAEHVSVNGQVTRDVRVIRSQGDREAHYGNGPMIMADRRVEIRRSQLPMLQDGDELTIGTITNDEFIPSENLILTGEPMSDTEAMTWVMGYEIRDVSR; this is encoded by the coding sequence ATGACCAATCCGTTCGCTTCGGCGCTGGACGCGATCTTCCATGCGCCCGGCTCCGAAGCGGCGGAACATGTCTCGGTCAATGGCCAGGTCACGCGCGACGTGCGCGTCATTCGCAGTCAGGGCGACCGCGAAGCGCACTATGGCAACGGGCCGATGATCATGGCCGATCGGCGCGTGGAAATCCGCCGGTCCCAACTTCCAATGCTCCAGGATGGCGATGAACTGACCATCGGGACGATAACCAACGACGAATTTATCCCTTCCGAAAACCTGATCCTGACCGGCGAGCCGATGTCCGACACAGAGGCGATGACCTGGGTCATGGGCTACGAGATCAGGGACGTGTCGCGATGA
- a CDS encoding DUF2190 family protein, with the protein MKNFVQNGDNLTLTAPVALAAGAAALIGSIFGVASCDAAIGAPVVLVTRGVFTLPKATGEAWTEGVKLYWDNTNRRLTTTSAGNTQVAVATAAAASAATSGNAALCFVA; encoded by the coding sequence ATGAAGAACTTTGTTCAGAACGGTGACAATCTCACCCTGACCGCACCTGTCGCGCTGGCGGCGGGCGCTGCCGCGCTTATCGGATCGATCTTCGGCGTGGCATCGTGCGACGCAGCCATTGGCGCGCCTGTTGTTTTGGTAACGCGGGGAGTGTTCACGCTTCCCAAAGCAACCGGCGAGGCATGGACGGAGGGCGTTAAGCTATATTGGGATAATACCAATCGGCGACTGACGACCACTTCAGCGGGCAACACCCAGGTCGCTGTTGCTACTGCCGCCGCCGCATCAGCGGCGACCAGCGGCAATGCCGCTCTGTGCTTCGTCGCTTAA
- a CDS encoding prohead protease/major capsid protein fusion protein, translating into MTTATVLPPEQQKIAPTMVRAASVRPASYRESDHSVEICWTTGAAGLRFDWYDGEYYFEELSLEPSAVRLGRLNAGACLLDSHQDYSLRSVLGSVVPDSVSIGNGEGVARVSLARTPDVADTNQKIIDGHIRSVSVGYLVHSYLRTEEEGKRPHLLAVDWEPIELSMVAVPFDAGAQVRARSAEQGGHPCIIRGAAAASQENIMPDPVIVPAADPAPPVPPVVAPAVTPVSEQRQLAPAITAKMIRERCARSADLGSDFALELIEENEETPLTEAAFERKLSDRLIDKRQSPHIDVRVGPTGTESEGYRRAIETAVILQANPSVKVDQGDADAAREFRGMSLMELARDYVQRTGISASGMGKLELAGAALGLRYGAMTTSDFANALSNAASKRVRAAYEAAPQTFGPIVSKGTLPDFKETSIIGLGDAPSLLLVRENAEFTYGAVSDTGMTYKLQTYGRIIAITRQALINDDKSLFGRLPTMFGRKAADLESDLVYATLLSNPVMADGFNLFSAQHGNLAGTGGAITVATVGAAEQAMLQQTSVEGGFLTIRPEYLIVGPAKKVEAQQFLTSVAAVQTSNVNPYPGTLQLIVEPRITGNQWFLSASPTAFDTLELAHLDGQEALYTETQAGFDVDGVKTKARLDVGAAVIDHRGLYRNPGN; encoded by the coding sequence ATGACGACCGCAACCGTGCTGCCACCGGAGCAGCAGAAGATCGCGCCGACCATGGTGCGCGCGGCCAGTGTCCGCCCAGCTTCTTATCGGGAATCGGATCACTCGGTAGAAATCTGCTGGACGACAGGCGCTGCGGGCCTGCGCTTCGACTGGTATGATGGCGAGTATTACTTTGAGGAATTGTCGCTTGAGCCGAGCGCCGTTCGGTTGGGCCGCCTGAACGCTGGCGCTTGCCTGCTCGACAGCCATCAGGATTATTCGCTGCGTTCAGTCCTTGGTTCGGTTGTGCCCGACAGTGTCTCGATCGGCAATGGTGAAGGGGTCGCCCGCGTAAGTCTGGCCCGCACTCCCGACGTTGCCGACACCAACCAGAAGATCATCGACGGGCATATCCGCAGCGTAAGCGTCGGCTACCTCGTCCATAGCTATTTGCGCACCGAAGAAGAGGGCAAACGTCCCCACCTTCTCGCAGTCGACTGGGAGCCGATCGAGCTTTCCATGGTCGCGGTGCCATTCGATGCCGGTGCGCAGGTTCGCGCCCGGAGTGCCGAGCAGGGCGGTCATCCCTGCATCATCCGCGGCGCTGCCGCTGCCTCCCAGGAGAATATAATGCCCGATCCCGTGATCGTGCCGGCGGCCGACCCCGCGCCCCCGGTTCCACCTGTCGTCGCGCCCGCCGTGACGCCCGTTTCCGAGCAGCGCCAGTTGGCGCCCGCTATCACTGCCAAAATGATCCGTGAACGCTGCGCACGTTCCGCTGACCTGGGCAGCGACTTCGCCCTCGAACTGATCGAGGAAAACGAGGAGACCCCACTGACCGAAGCAGCATTTGAGCGCAAGCTGAGCGATCGGCTGATCGACAAGCGCCAGTCTCCACACATCGATGTGCGCGTTGGACCCACCGGAACCGAAAGCGAAGGATATCGCCGCGCGATCGAGACCGCTGTGATCCTGCAGGCCAATCCCAGCGTTAAGGTCGATCAGGGCGACGCTGACGCCGCGCGCGAGTTCCGCGGCATGTCCCTGATGGAACTGGCCCGTGACTATGTCCAGCGCACCGGCATCTCGGCATCGGGCATGGGCAAGCTGGAACTGGCAGGCGCGGCCCTTGGGCTTCGCTATGGCGCTATGACGACCAGCGATTTTGCCAACGCCCTTTCGAACGCAGCGTCGAAGCGTGTACGGGCCGCCTATGAAGCGGCACCGCAGACCTTCGGCCCGATCGTGTCGAAGGGGACGCTGCCGGACTTCAAGGAAACCAGTATCATCGGCCTGGGCGACGCACCTTCTCTGCTGCTGGTCCGCGAAAACGCCGAGTTCACCTATGGTGCGGTCAGTGACACCGGGATGACCTACAAGCTGCAGACCTACGGCCGCATTATTGCCATCACGCGGCAAGCCCTGATTAACGACGACAAGTCGCTTTTCGGCCGCCTGCCAACAATGTTCGGTCGCAAGGCGGCGGATCTGGAAAGCGACCTGGTCTATGCGACCTTGCTCAGCAATCCGGTCATGGCGGATGGGTTCAACCTCTTCTCCGCCCAGCACGGCAACCTTGCAGGCACCGGTGGTGCCATCACCGTGGCCACCGTCGGCGCTGCCGAACAGGCGATGCTCCAGCAGACCAGCGTGGAAGGCGGTTTCCTTACGATCCGCCCCGAATATCTGATCGTCGGACCAGCCAAGAAGGTCGAGGCACAGCAGTTCCTCACCTCCGTCGCCGCCGTGCAGACCAGCAATGTCAACCCTTATCCGGGCACGCTGCAGTTGATCGTGGAACCGCGCATTACCGGCAACCAGTGGTTCCTGTCGGCCTCGCCAACCGCATTCGACACGCTCGAACTGGCGCACCTCGACGGTCAGGAGGCGCTCTACACCGAAACGCAGGCCGGCTTCGACGTCGATGGCGTCAAGACCAAGGCCCGCCTCGATGTCGGTGCCGCCGTGATCGACCATCGCGGCCTGTACCGTAACCCCGGAAACTAA